The nucleotide sequence taactcggggactacctgaatACTTACacattcaggttgaaaaaagacatcaagtccaaccactatcgaaaaccttatagacatatttaatccagaggaaggcaaaaaaaccctcttgatcccatgaggcaatcagatgttccctggatcatcagtctctgttatctttaatgcCTTATtatccaggtatattctgtgcttttagtcCATATATAACCCTGAATAGCAGAAAAACCTGTCCAGCACTAtccaaaattaagaaaaaaaaattttttttggacaCCTTAAGTTTCACACTTAACTACACAGTTTGTTTGTACATAACAACCTATGTATTCTGTCATTACAGCCTCTCTTCAAGATAAATATATCTGTGAGGGATTGTATCATCCTTGTTCTAAGAAAGGCAATGTTTTGTAGGTAAGGTTTTATTTTCGTTACTTGGCAACTATAGTCTGTAGATGTTCCATTTTCTGAGGATTAGGCTGGTGGACTAGACTGTGTATAGCACCTGTACAAACTATAAGGGAGATCAAGAACAGGTCACTGTGGTTCCCACATTTTACCTATCACAATGAGTTCTTTGAAACAggcagtgtttgatacctttgcAAACTTCCCTCTGTTATGGAACTGGGCAAGGGATTCTTCATCTGTAGAGCTCCTCACCTTCCTAAATGTTGATGCTTCTGCTTTGGATGACATAGTCAGCGAGAATTAGTATTCCTCTGCCTTGAGTCTAAGAGGTATCAGGAAAAGTCTAGTAAAGCCTCCAAGGAATtgtcagcactgttttttttttttgctatgaccTCTCTCAGTTGGACATTGCACAGGTAGAAGTTGTTTGTTGTCTCTGAATAGTCAAGAAAGAAATAAGATTTTTGTTGTCCATTGAGGGACACAGGTCCCTCTCTTAGTGTTTCTCATTATGCTCTTGGATCTGCTTGCTACAAACTGAGGCATGCTGGCAATAGGAGGTCTCTTCCTCTTGTGGACCGCAATAAATCCTGAATATACAAAACGTCTTCTGAATGGAggaatttttttagtaatattttacacaaatccattttttttttacttgtgcatTGACCTTTATATACTTACCGGTATGTctttcagagacagtacaagaGCCCATGAGGAAAGCCTTGGTGTTCTGAGAGCCAATCTAGACTTCATGAGATACACAGTGTCTGTTGCTTTGCAGAAAATACTGCAACTGAAAGAGACGGGAGTCACTGATGGACCTGATGGTCAGAATACCGACAAAATGTTCAACAGTGTCTGTGAGATTACCAGGTAAAGTAATCATATAATTCATGTTAAGGTTTTCTAGCCACTTCTTCAGTATTTGCTTTGTAAATTTTGGTTGTGGTTTATTGTCTAATATGCAGGGTGTTATTGTGGCGATACACATCTATCCCATCTGCTGCTGAGGATTCTgggaaaaaagacaaaggaaagaaCATTTCTCTGATGTGCTTAGAGGGTTTAGTTCAGATCTTTAATGCTATTCAGCTGCGCTACCAGACGAAGATCTCTCAGTTCCTGGCAGCTTTGGGTAAGTTTCTCAAACTCTTTTATTACATGCACTgtggtttttttaaattttttttccaaaattggtAGTGTAGGCAACTACAGGTGGCCACCATTAGGTAAACATATGacctgtatatacataaatat is from Pyxicephalus adspersus unplaced genomic scaffold, UCB_Pads_2.0 Sca2968, whole genome shotgun sequence and encodes:
- the LOC140321365 gene encoding Fanconi anemia group I protein-like — translated: MSFRDSTRAHEESLGVLRANLDFMRYTVSVALQKILQLKETGVTDGPDGQNTDKMFNSVCEITRVLLWRYTSIPSAAEDSGKKDKGKNISLMCLEGLVQIFNAIQLRYQTKISQFLAALDNDSEEEVGETNVMEKAAFLISQFQVCFKNVSIM